One genomic window of Magnetovibrio sp. PR-2 includes the following:
- a CDS encoding hydrogenase maturation protease, which translates to MALVIGVGNAMRGDDGLGAAVVDALSDHPGIETFAFDGDGIELMVLWQGRHHVVVVDATQSDKPAGTLQRFEAHEAELPQNLFRHSTHQFGVVEAVEMARVLGDFPDRLTVIGVEGADFTLGAGLSDAVKGALDDAVAEVLKACQP; encoded by the coding sequence ATGGCGTTGGTGATTGGTGTCGGCAACGCCATGCGCGGCGATGACGGGCTCGGCGCGGCGGTTGTTGACGCCTTGAGCGATCATCCCGGCATTGAAACCTTTGCGTTCGACGGCGACGGCATAGAGCTGATGGTGTTGTGGCAAGGGCGACACCATGTGGTGGTGGTGGACGCGACCCAATCGGACAAGCCTGCGGGAACCCTTCAGAGATTTGAAGCCCACGAAGCGGAACTCCCACAAAATTTGTTTCGCCACTCTACCCACCAGTTCGGCGTTGTCGAGGCCGTGGAAATGGCCCGCGTTTTGGGTGATTTCCCGGACCGCTTGACGGTGATCGGCGTCGAAGGGGCTGATTTCACATTGGGCGCGGGGCTAAGCGACGCCGTAAAGGGTGCGTTGGATGACGCCGTGGCTGAAGTTTTGAAGGCTTGTCAGCCTTAA